The Tolypothrix sp. PCC 7712 region GCAAAGCCTGCAAGAAGCATTTTCAGATAGACAACGCTTACATTCTTGGGGAGAAGAAGGCCGCCGTATCGTATCCGACTACAGTTATATGCAAGCAACACAAGGATTAAACCAAGCACTAAATTACATTATCAAGAGCAAAATTAATATTCCTGCTGTTGCCTAGCAATAAATTTAATTATTATATAAAAATTGCTATGAAATCTAAAAAATACCAACCTCATCAAAATGCAAACTCGTTCTGATGGAAAGCAATTCCATCTATGGCTTCCTAATATTTTTGAATTTAAAGGTGGTATCCAGGTTTATTCAGCGTTTTATTTACAGGCATTGCAAACGCTTTATCCTCAAAGCCAGTATGATGTTTTTCTCAAGCATGATGTAAAAGCATCATCGGATATCTCCTATTTGCCTACGACAAAATTTCATTTTACTGGAACCTATCCACAGAAAATTCGTACACCTTTTTTCGTTGGCAAAATTATTACTCAAGCACTGATAAAGCGCCCTAATTTAGTAATTGCAACTCACCTAAATTTCGCGATGGGTGCTTACTTTTTAAAACTTCTAACAAATATTCCATACTGGACAATAGCTCACGGTGTAGAAGCTTGGGATATTAAAAACCCTATTTTGAAAACTGCTTTAAACCATGCAGATCTCATTTTAGCCGTTAGTAGCTACACCCGCGATCGCCTAATTCAAGAACAAAATCTTAATCCTAGTAAAATCTCTATCTTACCCAACACATTTGATCCCAATCGGTTCCAATCTGCACCAAAACCTAGCTATTTACTAGAACGGTATAAACTCAAAGCGGAACAACCGATAATATTGACTGTAGCACGGCTAGCAGAGCTTGAGCGTTATAAAGGATATGACCAAATTTTAAAAGCACTACCTCACATTCGTTCGATGATTCCTGATGTCCACTATATGATTGTCGGCAAAGGGAATGACAGAAGCAGAATTGAGGAATTAATAGTTCAATTAGGGTTACAAAACTGTGTTACCTTAACTGGATTTGTTCCTGATGAAGAGCTTTGTGATTACTATAATCTTTGTGATGTTTTTGCTATGCCTAGTAAAAGGGAAGGGTTTGGCATTGTCTATTTGGAAGCTCTAGGTTGTGGCAAACCTGTTTTAGCTGGTAACCAAGATGGTGCAATTGATGCTCTGTGTAATGGTGAACTTGGTGCATTGGTTAATCCTGATGATGTGGGAGAAATCGCCAAAACATTAATTCAAATTCTACAAGGCACCTATCCCAATCGTCTAATATATCAGCCAGAAAATTTACGTCAAAAAGTTATTGATACTTTTGGATTTGAGCGTTTCCAAATAACTCTGGATAAGCATTTAAATCATCATTTTAAATCCACAATCAACAACTAAATTTATATATGTGTGGAATTGGCGGCATTCTGACAACTAATCAGTATCATAATAGTTTAGAAAAGATAATTCAGAGAATACAAACTCATCTCAAGCATCGTGGGCCAGATGATAATGGTATTTATGTCTCTAATGACAGACAAGCTGCTTTCGCCCATACTCGTTTAGCAATTCTCGACCTTAGCCCTGCTGGACATCAACCGATGTCTACTGCCGATCAACGATATTGGATAACCTTCAACGGTGAAATTTATAACTTTCAAGAACTACGGCAGAATTTGATTGCTCAAGGTGAACAGTTTCATTCTCAAACAGATACAGAAGTTATTCTGAAACTTTATCAAAGAATGGGTTCTGATTGTGTCCAACATTTACGCGGAATGTTCGCCTTTGCTATTTGGGATGACTGGGAAAAAACTTGTTTTTTAGCTCGCGATCCTTTAGGAATTAAACCTCTTTACTATTGGCGCTCTGGTTCAACTTTAGTCTTTGCTTCAGAACTCAGAGCAGTTTTAGCATCTGGGTTACCTACTGTTCAAATGAGCATACAAGGGTTATATGGTTATCTTGTTAGTGGCTCAGTTCCAGAACCATATACCCTCATTGAAGATGTTCATTGTTTAGATGCTGGTAACTGGCTATATTGGCAAGGTCAAAAAATTACCAAAAAGCAGTACTGGCAAATCAACTTTACACCCCAAATAATTTCGGCTACAGATGCTCAAGAAATAGTTCGTGCTGCTTTAGTTGATTCTATTCAACATCATTTTATTAGTGATGTGCCTGTAGGTATTTTTCTCAGTGGTGGTATTGATTCAACAACAGTTCTAGCACTAGCAACCCAGACCCAAGATCAACAATTATCTACATACTCAATAGCTTTTGAAGAAGGTCAATGGAATGAAGGAGGTATTTCTCAAGAAGTTGCAAAATTCTTTGGTGCTAAACATACAGAATATAAAATTACAGCATCATCTGCTAAAACTTTATTGCCTAATTTCTTAGCAGCTATTGATCAACCTAGTGTTGATGGATTTAATACTTTTTGTATATCTAAAATTGCCCATGAAAATGGGATGAAAGTAGTACTATCTGGACTGGGTGGAGATGAAGTTTTTGGTGGATATCATTCATTCCAAAAAATTCCACGCATGGTGAACTGGGGTAAGCAAATAAGATTATTACCTCTTGTTGGAGCTAGCATAGGTATGAGTTTAGCAAATTGGGGCAGTTCACCCAAAATGAAACGATTAGGTGATTTTCTAGAGCAAGAACCGACATTATCAGATGCTTATCGCACGTTTCGAGGCATTTTTTCCAATAAAGAAGCTTGTGCAATTATTCAACAATATGTAGGTGACAAGATTTTTGTGAAAGATAGCCCCTCCACGATCAGTTTTCCAGCAAAAGTGTCTACACCAGAAGATGAAGTCAGCTTGCTAGAATTAAGTTGCTATATGCGGAATCAATTACTCCGAGACAGTGATGTTATGAGTATGAGATGGGGATTAGAATTGCGGGTACCTTTAGTAGATACAGCTTTGCTAGAGGCAGTAGCACCTATACCTAGTAATATCCGTTTAGCTTATGGTAAACAACTCTTAGTTCAAGCTGTACCAGAATTACCTGACTGGGTGACTAAGCGTCGTAAACAAGGATTTTCTTTTCCCTTTGAACAATGGATGTTAGGTGAATTTGGTGAATATTTCGCTAACTTAAATATTCTCAAAAATATCCCTCTTGAACCTTGGTATCGTCGCTGGAGTTTAGTAATACTTAAGTTGTGGTGGGAAAAGTTTCAGCATGAAGTCAATTAAAGTATATTAAGCATTCTGATCCTAGATTTTTTTGTAACCTGATACTAATATTTATTTTTCAAAAAAACTAATAATGTCAACAAATGCAACATTGGTTGATCAGATTTCTGTTTGCCAAGTAGTAGCTAGTATTAATGAAAATGTTGGTGGGCCTGCTTATTCAGTTACTAATTTAGCTCAAGTATTATATCAATATAATATTAATTCCCATTTATTCACGCTTGATTATCAATGTCACGGTAAACAAATTGTAACTACTGAAGTTCAAGTTCATAGTCAAAAAGCTTCTAAAGTCGCAAAATATTTTAGAGGGTTTCAACCTCAAGCTAGCAATTACTTATTCAATTTAGCCGCAAAAGATTTAGATATAATTCATAATCATGGTTTATGGATGTTTCCTAATCTTTATGCAAGACAAGCAGCAGTTATTAACAAGATTAATTTAGTTATTTCTCCTAGAGGAATGCTAGAATCTTGGTCATTAAATAATAGCTGGTATAAAAAATGGTTAGCATGGATTTTATACGAAAAAGAAAATTTAAACTGTGCTACAGCTTTCCATGCCACTTCTGCGGAAGAGGTAAATTCTATTCGTAAATTAGGATATCGACAACCCATTGCTCTCATTCCTAATGGGATTAACATTCCTAGTTTAGAAGAGCAATATAGCCGACAAATATTAATTGATATATTCCCGAAATTAGCTGATAAAAAATGGTTACTTTTTTTATCAAGGGTACACCCTAAAAAAGGTTTAAATCATTTAATAGATGTTTGGCAATCTCTTGTTAATCAATTTCCTGATTGGCATCTAATTATTGCTGGGCCAGACTTAATTGGCTACCAAGAAAAGTTAGAATTACAAGTAGAACAGTTAAATTTGAAAAAAAAAGTCACCTTTACTGGGATGCTATCAGGACAACATAAATTCTCTGCACTCAGTAATGCTGACGTATTCGTTTTACCAACGCATTCAGAAAATTTTGGGATTGCAGTCGCAGAGTCTTTAGCTTATGGTGTGCCTGTTATTACTACTAAAGGTGCCCCTTGGGAGGATTTACAGCACTACGGATGTGGTTGGTGGATCGAAGATAATCAGCAAGCACTAAAGCAAGCTTTAGTTGATGCAATGCAGATGTCTGAACAACAACGGCAAGTGATGGGTTTGAAAGGGCGAGATTTAGTACAAGCTAAATACTCTTGGAATTCAATTGCTCAAGAAATGGCAAATGTATACCAATGGATTCTTGATGGTGGTCAACCCCCCACTTGCGTTCAACTTTACAATTCTTAGGAATACAAAACTGTGATTATTAATATTGCAACAGGCCCGTGGTTACCTGTTCCGGCAGTGCAAGGAGGCGCTATTCCTCGCCTGTGGCAAGGTCTAGCAGAAGAATTTGCTGCTAGAGGCCATCAAGTAAGTATTCTCTGCCGTTCTTATCCAAGTCAGCCTCACACGGAGGTAATTAATGGTGTGCAATACATTCGACATGGAGGATTTCCACAAAGCACTAATATTACCCTAGACTTACTTAAAGACTTCTTTTATAGCTTGTTGACATTTCCTAGATTACCTCATGCTGATATTTTAGTTATCAACGACTTTTGGCTACCTATATTTGCATGTTTACGTCCTAAAGCAGGTAAGGTTGTAATTAATGCTAACCGCTTTCCTAAAGGACAGTATTGGTTATATGCAGGAACCAGTTTTTTTGCAGTTGCATCACAAGCTATTCAGGAAGCTATTGCTAAAGAATATCCTGCGGCTATATCTCGGATGGAAATTATCCCTAATCCTATTGATACTCGCATATTTTCACCAAGTACTCAGCCAAAATTAGCTCGAAAAGAAAAGCTCATTTTATATGTAGGTAGAATTCATCCAGAGAAGGGAGTACATCTTCTATTAGATGCGTTTTCAATTTTATCACAGAAAATTTCCACAGTGAAATTAAGAATTATTGGCCCTATAAAAGAAAATCAAGGTGGTGGTGGTGATACATATTTACGCAAACTTGATGCACAATCTGTCGGCTTAAGTGTAGAATTTTTAGAACCTATTTTTAATATATATAAGTTAGCAGAAGCTTATCGAGAAGCTGATATTTTTTGCTATCCTTCATTGGCAGAAAAAGGCGAATCTTTTGGAGTTGCGCCACTAGAAGCAATGGCATCGGGTCTGGTTCCCGTCGTATCAGACTTAGCTTGCTTTAAGGACTTTATTGAAGATGGTAAAACTGGTTACTTTTTTAATCATCGGACTGTTGATGCCGCTAAAAATCTATCAGATAAATTATTTTCAGCAATAATTGA contains the following coding sequences:
- a CDS encoding glycosyltransferase, translated to MQTRSDGKQFHLWLPNIFEFKGGIQVYSAFYLQALQTLYPQSQYDVFLKHDVKASSDISYLPTTKFHFTGTYPQKIRTPFFVGKIITQALIKRPNLVIATHLNFAMGAYFLKLLTNIPYWTIAHGVEAWDIKNPILKTALNHADLILAVSSYTRDRLIQEQNLNPSKISILPNTFDPNRFQSAPKPSYLLERYKLKAEQPIILTVARLAELERYKGYDQILKALPHIRSMIPDVHYMIVGKGNDRSRIEELIVQLGLQNCVTLTGFVPDEELCDYYNLCDVFAMPSKREGFGIVYLEALGCGKPVLAGNQDGAIDALCNGELGALVNPDDVGEIAKTLIQILQGTYPNRLIYQPENLRQKVIDTFGFERFQITLDKHLNHHFKSTINN
- a CDS encoding glycosyltransferase family 4 protein, whose protein sequence is MIINIATGPWLPVPAVQGGAIPRLWQGLAEEFAARGHQVSILCRSYPSQPHTEVINGVQYIRHGGFPQSTNITLDLLKDFFYSLLTFPRLPHADILVINDFWLPIFACLRPKAGKVVINANRFPKGQYWLYAGTSFFAVASQAIQEAIAKEYPAAISRMEIIPNPIDTRIFSPSTQPKLARKEKLILYVGRIHPEKGVHLLLDAFSILSQKISTVKLRIIGPIKENQGGGGDTYLRKLDAQSVGLSVEFLEPIFNIYKLAEAYREADIFCYPSLAEKGESFGVAPLEAMASGLVPVVSDLACFKDFIEDGKTGYFFNHRTVDAAKNLSDKLFSAIIDSDNNNTMSIQATQKAQEFNYEQVTQRYLADFEKILLFKNSSF
- a CDS encoding glycosyltransferase — translated: MSTNATLVDQISVCQVVASINENVGGPAYSVTNLAQVLYQYNINSHLFTLDYQCHGKQIVTTEVQVHSQKASKVAKYFRGFQPQASNYLFNLAAKDLDIIHNHGLWMFPNLYARQAAVINKINLVISPRGMLESWSLNNSWYKKWLAWILYEKENLNCATAFHATSAEEVNSIRKLGYRQPIALIPNGINIPSLEEQYSRQILIDIFPKLADKKWLLFLSRVHPKKGLNHLIDVWQSLVNQFPDWHLIIAGPDLIGYQEKLELQVEQLNLKKKVTFTGMLSGQHKFSALSNADVFVLPTHSENFGIAVAESLAYGVPVITTKGAPWEDLQHYGCGWWIEDNQQALKQALVDAMQMSEQQRQVMGLKGRDLVQAKYSWNSIAQEMANVYQWILDGGQPPTCVQLYNS
- the asnB gene encoding asparagine synthase (glutamine-hydrolyzing), which translates into the protein MCGIGGILTTNQYHNSLEKIIQRIQTHLKHRGPDDNGIYVSNDRQAAFAHTRLAILDLSPAGHQPMSTADQRYWITFNGEIYNFQELRQNLIAQGEQFHSQTDTEVILKLYQRMGSDCVQHLRGMFAFAIWDDWEKTCFLARDPLGIKPLYYWRSGSTLVFASELRAVLASGLPTVQMSIQGLYGYLVSGSVPEPYTLIEDVHCLDAGNWLYWQGQKITKKQYWQINFTPQIISATDAQEIVRAALVDSIQHHFISDVPVGIFLSGGIDSTTVLALATQTQDQQLSTYSIAFEEGQWNEGGISQEVAKFFGAKHTEYKITASSAKTLLPNFLAAIDQPSVDGFNTFCISKIAHENGMKVVLSGLGGDEVFGGYHSFQKIPRMVNWGKQIRLLPLVGASIGMSLANWGSSPKMKRLGDFLEQEPTLSDAYRTFRGIFSNKEACAIIQQYVGDKIFVKDSPSTISFPAKVSTPEDEVSLLELSCYMRNQLLRDSDVMSMRWGLELRVPLVDTALLEAVAPIPSNIRLAYGKQLLVQAVPELPDWVTKRRKQGFSFPFEQWMLGEFGEYFANLNILKNIPLEPWYRRWSLVILKLWWEKFQHEVN